The proteins below come from a single Edaphobacter acidisoli genomic window:
- a CDS encoding (Fe-S)-binding protein translates to MRVSLFITCYNDTLFPETGKAVVRVLERLGHTVEFPSGQTCCGQMHWNTGYQAEALPLVARFVEQFRNAEAVVVPSSSCVAMMRDHYPKMAAELKDERLMAEVEALLPRVFEFSEFLTKRLGLEDVGAYYPHRVTYHASCHGLRNLELGDGPMRLLRAVRGIELVPLEGLEQCCGFGGTFAVKNADVSSAMLAEKTTAVLNTDAEACTACDNSCLMHIQGGLHRQRTGVKTVHLAEILAGDEVGR, encoded by the coding sequence CTGCGAGTTTCGCTGTTTATTACGTGCTATAACGACACGCTGTTTCCGGAGACGGGCAAGGCCGTGGTGCGGGTTCTGGAGCGGCTGGGGCACACCGTGGAGTTTCCGAGCGGGCAGACATGTTGCGGGCAGATGCACTGGAACACGGGGTATCAGGCGGAGGCGCTACCGCTGGTGGCGCGGTTTGTCGAGCAATTCCGCAATGCAGAGGCGGTGGTGGTGCCGTCGTCGAGCTGCGTGGCGATGATGCGGGACCACTATCCGAAGATGGCGGCGGAGTTGAAGGACGAGCGGCTGATGGCTGAAGTTGAGGCGCTGCTGCCGAGGGTGTTTGAGTTTTCGGAGTTTCTGACGAAGCGGTTGGGGTTGGAGGATGTGGGTGCGTACTATCCGCATCGGGTGACGTATCACGCGAGTTGCCATGGGCTGAGGAATTTGGAGTTGGGCGATGGGCCGATGCGGCTCTTGAGGGCTGTTCGCGGGATTGAGTTGGTGCCGCTTGAGGGGCTGGAGCAGTGCTGCGGATTTGGCGGGACGTTTGCCGTGAAGAATGCGGATGTTTCGAGCGCGATGCTGGCGGAGAAGACGACGGCGGTGCTGAATACGGACGCGGAGGCTTGTACAGCCTGCGACAATAGCTGCCTGATGCATATTCAGGGTGGGCTGCATCGGCAGAGGACCGGGGTGAAGACGGTGCATCTGGCGGAGATTCTGGCCGGGGATGAGGTGGGGCGATGA
- a CDS encoding LutB/LldF family L-lactate oxidation iron-sulfur protein, with translation MSGVLDPRTSPPFPIVAKTMLGDSQLRKNVRHATDVIQTKRARVVGEMPDWQALREAGRQIRSHTMENLDFYLEELERNCTRAGGVVHWARDAEEARQIVVALVKESGSDEVIKIKSMTTEEIHLNPALEAAGIHPYETDLAELIIQLGEDWPSHIVVPALHKNRQQIREIFQKKMNLPELGERPQDLADAARMFLREKFLRVKTGLSGANFLIAETGGVCIIESEGNGRMCLTLPETLITVAGIDKVLPRYQDLEVVLQLVPRSATGERMNPYNSIWTGVNAKDGPRNFHVVLMDNARTEILADEEARQTLNCVRCGACQNACPVYRQTGGHAYGSVYAGPIGAILTPQLQEMHHAQSLPYASSLCGACYEVCPVKINIPEVLIHLRNKVVEQKGVSAEALAMKMMGMVFMSERRFRAAQRMGRMAEVPLVRKDGQGVGWIGWLPGMLGGWTQVRDLQEMPKETFRDWWEKRGKDGK, from the coding sequence ATGAGTGGTGTGCTTGATCCGCGGACTTCGCCGCCGTTTCCGATTGTGGCGAAGACGATGCTGGGCGACTCGCAGCTCAGGAAGAATGTGCGCCATGCGACGGATGTGATTCAGACGAAGCGCGCGCGTGTGGTGGGCGAGATGCCTGACTGGCAGGCGTTGCGTGAGGCCGGGCGGCAGATTCGTTCGCACACGATGGAGAATCTTGACTTCTATCTTGAAGAGCTTGAGCGCAACTGCACGCGCGCTGGGGGTGTGGTGCATTGGGCGCGGGATGCGGAGGAGGCGCGGCAGATTGTTGTTGCGTTGGTGAAGGAGTCGGGATCGGATGAGGTCATCAAGATCAAGTCGATGACGACGGAGGAGATTCATCTGAATCCGGCGCTGGAGGCGGCGGGGATTCATCCGTATGAGACGGATTTGGCGGAGTTGATTATTCAGCTTGGCGAAGATTGGCCTTCGCATATTGTGGTTCCGGCGCTGCATAAGAATCGTCAGCAGATTCGGGAGATCTTTCAAAAGAAGATGAATCTGCCGGAGCTGGGCGAGCGTCCGCAGGACCTGGCCGATGCGGCTCGGATGTTTTTGCGCGAGAAGTTTCTGCGGGTGAAGACTGGTTTGAGCGGCGCCAATTTTTTGATTGCGGAGACGGGCGGCGTTTGCATTATCGAGAGCGAAGGCAATGGGCGCATGTGCCTGACGCTGCCGGAGACGCTAATTACGGTGGCGGGGATCGACAAGGTACTGCCGCGTTATCAGGATCTGGAAGTGGTGCTGCAGCTTGTGCCGCGTTCGGCCACCGGCGAGCGGATGAATCCTTACAACTCGATCTGGACTGGAGTGAACGCGAAGGATGGGCCGCGGAATTTTCATGTGGTGCTGATGGACAATGCGCGGACGGAGATTCTGGCGGATGAGGAGGCACGGCAGACGCTGAACTGTGTGCGCTGCGGCGCGTGCCAGAATGCTTGTCCGGTGTATCGGCAGACGGGCGGGCATGCGTATGGCTCGGTTTATGCGGGGCCGATTGGCGCGATTCTGACGCCGCAGTTGCAGGAGATGCATCACGCGCAGTCGCTGCCGTATGCGTCGTCGTTGTGCGGGGCGTGCTATGAGGTTTGCCCGGTGAAGATCAATATTCCCGAAGTGCTGATTCATCTGCGCAACAAGGTTGTTGAGCAGAAGGGTGTGAGCGCTGAAGCGTTGGCGATGAAGATGATGGGCATGGTCTTCATGAGCGAGCGGCGGTTTCGCGCGGCGCAGAGGATGGGGCGCATGGCTGAGGTTCCGCTGGTGCGGAAGGATGGGCAGGGCGTGGGCTGGATTGGCTGGCTGCCGGGGATGCTCGGCGGATGGACTCAGGTGCGCGATTTGCAGGAGATGCCGAAGGAGACGTTTCGTGACTGGTGGGAGAAGCGAGGCAAAGATGGCAAGTGA
- a CDS encoding ArsR/SmtB family transcription factor, with product MARAATTTDVFNAIAEPKRRELIGVLADGREYAVGDVVLRLRMPQPAVSKHLGVLRKVGVVTVVKRGQHRMYKLNAAELKPVHDWVKVFERYWTHQLSQIKERAERKALERLVSDGSGEKP from the coding sequence ATGGCACGGGCAGCAACAACGACGGATGTTTTTAACGCGATTGCGGAGCCGAAGCGGCGCGAGTTAATTGGAGTGCTGGCGGACGGTCGCGAGTATGCGGTGGGTGATGTCGTGCTGCGGTTGCGGATGCCGCAGCCTGCGGTCTCGAAGCACCTGGGTGTGCTGCGGAAGGTTGGCGTGGTGACGGTGGTGAAGCGTGGGCAGCATAGGATGTACAAGCTGAACGCGGCGGAGTTGAAGCCGGTGCATGACTGGGTGAAGGTGTTTGAGCGGTACTGGACGCATCAGTTGAGCCAGATCAAAGAGCGGGCTGAGCGGAAGGCGCTGGAGCGGCTGGTTTCGGATGGATCGGGCGAGAAGCCTTGA
- a CDS encoding GH39 family glycosyl hydrolase — translation MNSLKAVPVFLLLSSFLSFSSPRTVHAQTQERIQIDSSSSSTPFPHFWEQTFGSGRAILSLRQSYRDDLDTVKQATDFKSIRFHGIFDDEVGLYDPDRRAINFAQTAGQKGAASDDNSAYNFTYIDQIYDGLLAHHVEPYVELSFMPYKMSSNPNARHPFWYHPNVAPPKSYDDWDTMISAFALHLIARYGIDEVAKWKFEVWNEPNLDFWGGSPRQATYWELYDHTARALKAVSPRLQVGGPATAQAAWVGDFLAHIKQANVPADFVSTHVYANDTAKDVLHTDEDVPRDQMVYRAVKMVHEEIEHSPYPHMPLIFSEYNASYANEPNVTDSPFMGPWLANTIRLCDGLTESMDYWSFSDVFEEQGIVRTPFYGGYGLIATDGIPKPALNVFRALHKLGTRRIALDSDSALATRTAAGNLVIALWDYAPPYGTGPHYTMPSGPAAPAKDFTLTLKHVTPNANVQIWRIDDNHGNVLKAFNAMGRPPGDLTPQQVARLKAAGAMAPAEHAHLTGGKLHITVPAHGLAVLVIAK, via the coding sequence ATGAATTCTCTCAAAGCCGTGCCTGTCTTCCTTCTGCTCTCGTCCTTTCTCTCTTTCTCTTCCCCCCGGACGGTCCACGCGCAGACGCAGGAACGGATTCAGATCGACTCCAGCAGCTCCTCGACTCCTTTTCCCCACTTCTGGGAACAGACCTTCGGCTCCGGCCGCGCGATCCTCTCACTCCGCCAGAGCTATCGCGACGATCTCGACACCGTGAAGCAGGCCACCGACTTCAAATCCATCCGCTTCCACGGCATCTTCGACGATGAAGTCGGCCTCTACGACCCTGACCGCCGCGCCATCAACTTCGCGCAGACCGCTGGCCAGAAAGGCGCAGCCTCCGATGACAACTCCGCCTACAACTTCACCTACATCGACCAGATCTACGACGGCCTGCTTGCCCATCACGTCGAACCATACGTCGAGCTAAGCTTCATGCCGTACAAGATGTCCTCCAACCCCAACGCCCGCCATCCCTTCTGGTACCACCCCAACGTCGCTCCACCAAAGAGCTACGACGACTGGGACACAATGATTAGCGCCTTCGCTCTTCACCTCATCGCCCGCTACGGCATCGACGAAGTAGCCAAATGGAAATTTGAAGTATGGAACGAGCCGAACCTCGACTTCTGGGGCGGCTCTCCCAGGCAAGCCACCTACTGGGAGCTATACGATCACACCGCCCGAGCCCTCAAAGCAGTCTCCCCGCGTCTACAGGTCGGAGGCCCCGCAACCGCACAAGCCGCATGGGTAGGAGACTTCCTCGCGCACATCAAGCAAGCAAACGTCCCCGCCGACTTCGTCTCAACCCACGTCTACGCCAACGACACAGCAAAAGATGTACTGCACACCGATGAAGATGTTCCTCGCGACCAGATGGTTTATCGCGCCGTGAAGATGGTCCACGAAGAGATTGAGCACTCACCCTATCCGCACATGCCGCTCATCTTCTCCGAGTACAACGCCAGCTACGCCAACGAGCCGAACGTAACAGACTCGCCCTTCATGGGCCCGTGGCTCGCTAATACCATCCGCCTATGCGACGGACTGACCGAGAGCATGGACTATTGGTCCTTCTCAGATGTCTTCGAAGAACAGGGCATCGTACGCACGCCTTTCTACGGCGGCTACGGACTCATCGCCACTGACGGAATCCCTAAGCCTGCACTCAACGTCTTCCGCGCGCTCCACAAACTCGGCACACGCCGCATCGCGCTCGACTCCGACTCCGCACTCGCCACCAGGACCGCCGCCGGCAACCTCGTCATCGCGCTCTGGGACTACGCCCCACCCTACGGCACAGGCCCGCACTACACCATGCCGAGTGGTCCCGCCGCTCCTGCGAAAGACTTCACTCTTACCCTGAAGCACGTCACACCCAACGCCAACGTTCAAATCTGGCGTATCGATGACAACCACGGCAACGTGCTCAAAGCCTTCAACGCAATGGGTCGCCCCCCAGGAGACCTCACTCCGCAACAGGTCGCCAGGCTGAAAGCCGCAGGCGCAATGGCCCCGGCAGAGCACGCCCACCTCACCGGAGGCAAACTCCACATCACAGTCCCAGCCCACGGCTTGGCCGTACTCGTTATCGCAAAGTAA
- a CDS encoding alpha-L-fucosidase, translated as MGFDSVSRRSFMKYLGAAGVAASTKAAAQGSDETPRDSAAQAATRAQRLAWWRDAKFGMFIHWGLYSVIGHQEWVLESEGIPIPQYEILAKHFKPKPNAAREWARLAKAAGQKYMVMTTKHHEGFCMWDTKQTDYCAMKQGPGRDLVREFVEAARAEGLRVGFYYSLMDWHHPDGMRCATDEAARKRFVDYTHGLIRELMTNYGKIDILWYDVDLPLTPEQWESERMNRMVFELQPEIVVNNRNGLEGDFSTPEQKIEASGSGRAWESCMTLNQGWGFQLHDDEWKSPRAIIDNLATCAQQGGNYLVNIGPEADGTVPAASVRILETVGRWLEVNGRAIYATDGGASISFGNYDNFTRKGNTLFVHVYFWPSGTPAAEWLEFYKPATVVAFGGLNAKVVSAKVLKTGEKIAFTQDEISVRLTGLPASAPDDPVTVLELECDRPPVVDHHSIRGKWPRYRVGISG; from the coding sequence ATGGGCTTCGATTCTGTTTCGCGCCGCTCGTTTATGAAGTATCTGGGAGCGGCTGGAGTTGCTGCTTCGACTAAGGCGGCGGCACAGGGCAGTGATGAAACGCCGCGTGATTCCGCTGCGCAGGCCGCTACGCGCGCGCAGCGGCTGGCCTGGTGGCGCGATGCGAAGTTCGGGATGTTCATCCACTGGGGGCTGTACAGCGTGATTGGACATCAGGAGTGGGTGTTGGAGTCGGAGGGGATTCCCATTCCGCAATATGAAATTCTGGCGAAGCACTTCAAGCCGAAACCGAATGCGGCGCGGGAGTGGGCTCGGCTGGCGAAGGCTGCGGGGCAGAAGTACATGGTGATGACGACGAAGCACCATGAAGGCTTCTGCATGTGGGACACGAAGCAGACGGATTACTGCGCGATGAAGCAGGGGCCGGGGCGCGATCTGGTGCGCGAGTTTGTTGAGGCTGCGCGGGCGGAGGGATTGCGTGTTGGGTTCTACTACTCGCTGATGGACTGGCACCATCCGGATGGAATGCGGTGCGCGACGGATGAAGCGGCGCGAAAGCGGTTTGTGGATTACACGCATGGGCTGATTCGTGAGTTGATGACGAACTACGGGAAGATCGACATCCTTTGGTATGACGTGGACCTGCCATTGACGCCGGAGCAGTGGGAGTCGGAGCGGATGAATCGGATGGTCTTCGAGCTGCAGCCGGAGATTGTGGTGAACAATCGCAATGGGCTGGAGGGTGATTTTTCGACGCCTGAGCAGAAGATTGAGGCGTCGGGGAGCGGGCGGGCGTGGGAGTCGTGCATGACGCTGAATCAGGGATGGGGATTTCAACTGCACGATGATGAGTGGAAGTCGCCGCGAGCGATCATCGATAATCTGGCGACGTGCGCGCAGCAGGGAGGGAACTATCTGGTGAACATTGGCCCGGAGGCGGACGGGACGGTGCCTGCCGCGTCGGTGCGGATTCTGGAGACGGTCGGGAGGTGGCTGGAGGTGAATGGGAGGGCCATCTACGCGACGGATGGCGGCGCTTCGATCAGCTTTGGCAACTATGACAACTTCACGCGCAAGGGCAACACGCTGTTTGTGCATGTGTACTTCTGGCCTTCGGGGACGCCTGCTGCGGAGTGGCTTGAGTTTTATAAGCCTGCGACGGTTGTGGCCTTTGGTGGGCTGAATGCGAAGGTGGTTTCTGCGAAGGTGCTGAAGACGGGCGAGAAGATTGCGTTTACGCAGGATGAGATTTCGGTGCGGTTGACGGGGCTTCCTGCGTCGGCGCCGGATGATCCGGTGACGGTGCTGGAGTTGGAGTGCGACCGGCCTCCGGTGGTGGACCACCATTCGATTCGTGGGAAGTGGCCGCGGTATCGCGTGGGGATTAGCGGATAA
- a CDS encoding L-rhamnose/proton symporter RhaT encodes MGTNPFVGVIFHWIGGFASATNFIPFRGIKRWSWEIYWLVQGFAAWIVAPILLASIFVPHPLSILHAAYIADPGSIYYPVLWGILWGVGGLTFGLAIRYLGLALGYAIALGLCMVFGTIVPPIYHGEMHAILHETSGQVILLGVLVCLIAVAVNGAAGVSKEHEITPEEKAEAGELDYNFGKGIAVAIFAGIMSSFFAFGLDAGKPIGDIAKHELLSTGRLDLWQNLPILIVVLWGGFLTNFIWSVVLIIKNRSVKQYAGEPGYNPMRATHATGETLVDFDPTDPSTYDRLAPKTLVANYFFAALAGVIWYFQFFFYSMGQTKMGKYDFSSWTLHMASIIIFATLWGLALKEWRGTSRRTKALVTAGLLLLVGSTVVVGYGNYLKVNESHPVVNVRN; translated from the coding sequence GTGGGAACCAATCCGTTCGTCGGCGTCATCTTCCACTGGATCGGCGGCTTCGCCTCCGCCACCAACTTCATCCCCTTCCGCGGCATCAAGCGCTGGTCGTGGGAGATCTACTGGCTCGTCCAGGGATTCGCCGCCTGGATCGTCGCTCCCATCCTCCTCGCCAGCATCTTCGTCCCACACCCACTCAGCATCCTCCACGCCGCCTACATCGCTGATCCCGGCAGCATCTACTACCCCGTCCTCTGGGGCATACTCTGGGGAGTCGGCGGACTCACCTTCGGTCTCGCTATCCGCTACCTCGGCCTCGCCCTCGGATACGCCATCGCGCTCGGCCTCTGCATGGTCTTCGGCACCATCGTCCCGCCCATCTATCATGGCGAGATGCACGCCATACTCCATGAGACCTCAGGCCAGGTCATCCTGCTCGGAGTGCTCGTCTGCCTCATCGCCGTTGCCGTCAATGGAGCGGCAGGCGTCTCCAAAGAACACGAAATCACTCCTGAAGAAAAGGCCGAAGCGGGCGAGCTTGACTACAACTTCGGCAAGGGCATCGCCGTCGCCATCTTCGCCGGCATCATGAGCAGCTTCTTCGCCTTCGGCCTCGACGCAGGCAAGCCTATCGGCGACATCGCCAAACACGAGCTGCTCTCCACCGGCCGCCTCGACCTCTGGCAGAACCTGCCCATCCTCATCGTCGTGCTCTGGGGAGGCTTCCTGACCAACTTCATCTGGTCGGTTGTCCTCATCATTAAAAACCGCTCCGTCAAGCAGTACGCAGGCGAGCCCGGCTACAACCCCATGCGCGCCACACACGCCACCGGCGAAACACTCGTCGACTTCGACCCCACTGACCCATCGACCTACGACCGCCTCGCGCCAAAGACCCTCGTCGCCAACTACTTCTTCGCCGCGCTCGCAGGCGTCATCTGGTACTTCCAGTTCTTCTTCTATTCCATGGGCCAAACCAAGATGGGCAAGTACGACTTCTCGTCGTGGACGCTCCACATGGCCAGCATCATCATCTTCGCCACACTCTGGGGCCTCGCGCTCAAAGAGTGGCGCGGAACCAGCCGTCGCACAAAAGCACTCGTTACCGCAGGCCTTCTGCTCCTGGTCGGCTCAACCGTCGTAGTCGGCTACGGCAACTACCTCAAGGTGAACGAGTCGCACCCCGTCGTCAACGTCAGAAATTAG
- a CDS encoding LutC/YkgG family protein: MASEVMASSAKAEILRRIRAANGRASSLDAGGVEAEWTSVEREYRRGTSREREAVLELLEDRLRDYDAHVVRVANTGVAATVAKILSGRGKKRMVVPEGVAAEWLPAGFEFVMDAGLSATELDGFDGVMTGSTLAIAETGTVVLQNVAGQGRRAVTLVPDYHLCVVRVQDVVETVPEAMARLQQTAGLTTTFFSGPSATADIEMTRIKGVHGPRFLDVVLVA; this comes from the coding sequence ATGGCAAGTGAGGTGATGGCTTCTTCGGCAAAGGCGGAGATTCTGCGCCGGATTCGTGCGGCGAATGGACGGGCTTCGTCGCTTGATGCGGGCGGGGTTGAGGCTGAGTGGACTTCGGTTGAGCGCGAGTATCGACGGGGGACTTCGCGGGAGCGCGAGGCGGTGCTGGAGTTGCTTGAAGATCGGCTGCGTGACTATGACGCACATGTGGTTCGTGTGGCGAATACGGGTGTCGCGGCCACGGTAGCGAAGATTCTTTCAGGGCGTGGGAAGAAGCGGATGGTTGTGCCTGAGGGCGTGGCTGCTGAGTGGTTGCCTGCGGGGTTTGAGTTTGTGATGGATGCCGGTTTGAGCGCGACTGAGTTGGATGGATTCGACGGCGTGATGACTGGCTCGACGCTTGCGATTGCAGAGACGGGCACGGTTGTTTTGCAGAATGTTGCAGGGCAGGGACGGCGCGCGGTAACTCTGGTACCCGACTATCACTTGTGTGTTGTGCGGGTGCAGGATGTTGTTGAGACGGTGCCGGAGGCGATGGCGCGGTTGCAGCAGACGGCTGGATTGACGACGACGTTCTTCTCCGGGCCCTCGGCTACAGCGGACATCGAGATGACGCGCATCAAGGGCGTGCATGGGCCGAGGTTTCTGGATGTGGTGCTGGTGGCGTAA
- a CDS encoding DUF899 domain-containing protein, with amino-acid sequence MSSSSVDLGHQVASSQEWLAARKALLAKEKEWTRMRDELSRMRRELPWERVEKNYVFEGPEGKVTLAELFGEKSQLVIYHFMFGPSWEQGCPSCSMVADGFDGAMVHVADRDVMLMAVSRATLPEIEAFRKRMGWKFKWVSSNGNDFNHDYHVSFTKEEVEKGSMYYNYAINPFPSEEGPGVSVFYKDESGEVFHTYSTFARGGEPLIGAYAYLDLAPKGRNEEGLSFPMAWVRHHDRYAGAPVTKASCCAGDHA; translated from the coding sequence ATGAGCTCAAGTTCAGTTGATCTGGGACATCAAGTCGCATCGAGTCAGGAGTGGCTGGCGGCGCGCAAGGCGCTACTGGCAAAGGAGAAGGAATGGACGCGGATGCGCGATGAGCTGAGCCGGATGCGTCGTGAGTTGCCGTGGGAGCGGGTCGAGAAGAATTATGTGTTCGAGGGGCCTGAGGGAAAGGTGACTCTGGCGGAGCTCTTCGGTGAGAAGAGTCAGTTGGTGATCTACCACTTCATGTTTGGGCCGAGCTGGGAGCAGGGCTGCCCGAGCTGCTCGATGGTGGCGGATGGATTTGATGGGGCTATGGTGCATGTGGCGGACCGGGATGTGATGTTGATGGCGGTTTCGCGGGCGACATTGCCTGAGATTGAGGCGTTCCGGAAGAGAATGGGCTGGAAGTTTAAGTGGGTGTCGTCGAATGGGAACGACTTCAACCATGACTATCATGTTTCGTTCACGAAGGAGGAAGTGGAGAAGGGATCGATGTACTACAACTACGCGATCAATCCGTTTCCGAGTGAAGAAGGGCCAGGCGTGAGCGTGTTCTACAAGGATGAGAGCGGGGAGGTGTTTCACACCTACTCGACGTTTGCGCGTGGAGGCGAGCCGCTGATTGGAGCGTATGCGTATCTCGATCTTGCTCCGAAGGGGCGGAATGAGGAAGGGCTCTCGTTTCCGATGGCGTGGGTGCGGCACCATGACCGGTATGCGGGTGCGCCGGTGACGAAGGCGTCGTGCTGTGCGGGAGATCACGCGTGA
- a CDS encoding SRPBCC family protein: MATTTEVAVQTFEIVKEEEIAAPIGIVFETILEQMGPLNAGEAGRPMPMVLEAWPGGRWLRDLGNNSGHYWGTVQAIKAPALLEICGPLFMSWPAVSNVQYRLTEENGVTRVKFVHRAMGWMDGVPPGGGVNEGWADLMSRIRSAAEKKAAR, from the coding sequence ATGGCTACGACGACGGAAGTGGCAGTGCAGACGTTTGAGATTGTGAAAGAAGAAGAGATCGCGGCGCCGATCGGGATTGTGTTCGAGACGATTCTGGAGCAGATGGGGCCGCTGAATGCCGGGGAGGCGGGAAGGCCGATGCCGATGGTTCTGGAGGCGTGGCCGGGCGGACGGTGGCTTCGCGACCTGGGCAACAACTCGGGACATTACTGGGGCACGGTGCAGGCGATTAAGGCTCCGGCGCTGCTGGAGATTTGCGGGCCGCTGTTTATGTCGTGGCCGGCGGTGTCGAATGTGCAGTATCGGCTGACGGAAGAGAATGGCGTGACGCGGGTGAAGTTTGTCCATCGCGCGATGGGATGGATGGATGGTGTGCCGCCGGGCGGTGGTGTGAATGAAGGCTGGGCAGATTTGATGTCGCGGATTCGTAGCGCGGCGGAGAAGAAGGCTGCTCGGTAG
- a CDS encoding DinB family protein, protein MLIAQSLLAEFEAQAPVTRKFLERLPADRLTWKPHSKSMTAGQLAYHLAFVPGGVVRGAQQDQIAPPGFQFPQPATVQEILDTFEQSIVTVREVLPSFDDAAMNATWRIVDGDQEIAAMPRVAFLRNIMLNHWYQHRGQFCVYLRLLEVPVPSSWGPSADEGSALQREPQPV, encoded by the coding sequence ATGTTGATTGCACAATCCTTACTTGCGGAGTTTGAGGCCCAGGCGCCGGTTACGCGGAAGTTCCTTGAGCGCCTTCCCGCCGACAGGCTCACGTGGAAGCCGCATTCCAAGTCCATGACTGCGGGGCAGCTGGCATACCACTTGGCCTTCGTGCCTGGAGGGGTCGTTCGCGGCGCTCAGCAGGACCAGATCGCACCGCCAGGCTTCCAATTTCCCCAGCCCGCCACGGTGCAGGAGATTCTCGATACCTTCGAACAGAGCATCGTCACGGTGCGTGAGGTTCTTCCCAGCTTCGATGATGCTGCCATGAACGCAACATGGCGCATTGTTGACGGCGATCAGGAGATCGCAGCGATGCCGCGTGTCGCTTTCCTGCGAAACATCATGCTCAACCACTGGTACCAGCACCGCGGCCAATTCTGTGTCTATCTGCGCCTGCTTGAAGTTCCAGTGCCGTCAAGCTGGGGGCCCAGCGCCGACGAGGGATCCGCGCTCCAGCGTGAACCTCAGCCGGTGTAA